The following proteins come from a genomic window of Phacochoerus africanus isolate WHEZ1 chromosome 9, ROS_Pafr_v1, whole genome shotgun sequence:
- the FOS gene encoding protein c-Fos — MMFSGFNADYEASSSRCSSASPAGDSLSYYHSPADSFSSMGSPVNAQDFCTDLAVSSANFIPTVTAISTSPDLQWLVQPTLVSSVAPSQTRAPHPYGVPTPSAGAYSRAGVVKTMPGGRAQSIGRRGKVEQLSPEEEEKRRIRRERNKMAAAKCRNRRRELTDTLQAETDQLEDEKSALQTEIANLLKEKEKLEFILAAHRPACKIPDDLGFPEEMSVASLDLSGGLPEAATPESEEAFTLPLLNDPEPKPSVEPVKSVSSMELKAEPFDDFLFPASSRPGGSETARSVPDMDLSGSFYAADWEPLHGGSLGMGPMATELEPLCTPVVTCTPSCTTYTSSFVFTYPEADSFPSCAAAHRKGSSSNEPSSDSLSSPTLLAL, encoded by the exons ATGATGTTCTCCGGCTTCAACGCCGACTACGAGGCGTCATCATCCCGCTGCAGCAGCGCCTCCCCTGCCGGGGACAGTCTCTCCTACTACCACTCACCGGCCGACTCCTTCTCCAGCATGGGCTCTCCCGTCAATGCGCAG GACTTCTGCACCGATCTGGCCGTCTCCAGTGCCAACTTCATCCCAACGGTGACTGCTATCTCGACCAGCCCAGACTTGCAGTGGCTAGTGCAACCCACCCTGGTCTCCTCGGTTGCCCCATCCCAGACCAGAGCCCCTCACCCCTACGGAGTCCCCACTCCCTCGGCTGGGGCTTACTCCAGGGCTGGAGTCGTGAAGACCATGCCAGGAGGCAGAGCTCAGAGCATTGGCAGAAGGGGCAAGGTGGAACAG TTGtccccagaagaagaagagaaaaggagaatccGAAGGGAAAGGAATAAGATGGCTGCAGCCAAATGCCGGAACCGGAGGAGGGAGCTGACTGACACACTCCAAGCG GAGACAGACCAACTAGAAGACGAGAAGTCTGCTTTGCAGACTGAGATAGCCAACCTgctgaaggagaaggaaaaactcGAGTTCATCCTGGCAGCTCACCGACCTGCCTGCAAGATCCCTGATGACCTGGGCTTCCCTGAAGAGATGTCTGTGGCTTCCCTTGATCTGAGTGGGGGCCTGCCTGAGGCTGCCACCCCCGAATCTGAGGAGGCCTTCACCCTGCCCCTCCTCAATGACCCGGAGCCCAAGCCCTCCGTGGAGCCGGTCAAGAGCGTCAGCAGCATGGAGCTGAAGGCCGAGCCCTTTGATGACTTCCTGTTCCCAGCATCGTCCAGGCCCGGCGGCTCTGAGACAGCCCGCTCTGTGCCGGACATGGACCTGTCTGGTTCCTTCTATGCAGCAGACTGGGAGCCCCTGCATGGTGGCTCCCTGGGGATGGGGCCCATGGCCACAGAGCTGGAGCCCCTGTGTACCCCGGTGGTCACCTGCACCCCCAGCTGCACTACTTACACGTCTTCCTTCGTCTTTACCTACCCTGAGGCTGACTCCTTCCCCAGCTGTGCAGCTGCCCACCGCAAGGGCAGCAGCAGCAACGAGCCTTCCTCTGACTCGCTCAGCTCACCCACGCTGCTGGCCCTGTGA